GGGCTCTCCTTTAAACCGGATAAGTACTTGATTTATAATAAAATTTTCGGGACTCTATCAAGCCATCTTCTCTTTGTCAAGTCTTCCAATGCGCTGTGGAAGGTATTTTAAGCCTGGTGAGGTGAAAAAAAGCTTGTCCTTCCAAGAGATTCTGGGATATAGTGGCTGGCGTTGTAGAGGTGTTCTTTTCAAGTATCCTTCGGGCATAGTTTCAAAAAGACCCGTTTTTAAGTTCAGTCTTCATACAATCAATATCCTTCAAACTGGAGTTAAGCCCTTAGTATTTAAAGTTTTTTCAGCAATTCCTCTTTATCCCTATGAACCACAATATTTTTTTAATCCCACAATGAAATGTTTTCAGAGAAACAAAGGAGTGCGTTTATGCATTTAAGTGAACTAAAGCAGAAGAAAATTGCAGATTTGGTTGAAATGGCAACCGAACTTAAGGTGGAAGACGCTGCCAATCTTCGCAAGCAAGAACTGATTTTCGGCATGCTGCAAGCTCATGCTACTCAAAACGGAGCTATTTATGGCGAAGGGGTTTTAGAGACACTTCCCGATGGCTTCGGTTTTTTACGTTCTCCCGATAGCAATTACCTTCCTGGGCCAGATGATATCTATGTTTCTCCATCGCAAATTAGGCGCTTTGGCTTGCGTAAAGGTGATGTGGTTACGGGACAAATTCGACCTCCAAAAGATACCGAACGCTATTTCGCCTTGCTGAAAGTGGAAAAAATTAATTTTGAAATTCCAGATAAAGCGAAAAAGAAAATTCTTTTTGATAACTTAACGCCACTTTATGCAAATACCAGGCTTCGTCTTGAAACGGATGATCCCAAAAACTTTTCTGCGCGTATCATGGACTTGTTTACTCCGGTAGGTCTTGGTCAGCGGGCTCTTGTTGTTGCTCCTCCAAGAACGGGCAAAACAATGTTACTTCAGAATCTTGCAAACTCGATCACAAAAAATCACCCAAAAGCAATGATGATTGTTTTGTTGATTGATGAGCGACCAGAAGAAGTAACGGACATGCAGCGTTCTGTAAAAGCTGAGGTAATTTCATCTACCTTCGATGAACCTGCGCAACGTCACGTGCAGATTGCAGAAATGGTGATTGAAAAAGCAAAGCGCATGGTTGAGCATGGAAACGATGTGATTATTTTGCTCGATTCTATTACTCGTCTTGCAAGGGCTTACAACGCTGTAGTTCCTCCGTCTGGAAAAATTCTTTCGGGTGGTGTGGATGCCAATGCACTTCACAAACCAAAACGATTTTTTGGTGCAGCGAGAAATTTGGAAGAAGGTGGAAGTTTAACTATTGTGGGTACAGCACTTGTGGATACCGGAAGTAGAATGGACGAAGTGATTTTTGAAGAGTTCAAAGGTACTGGTAACATGGAAATCCACCTCGACCGCAAACTCATGGAAAAACGTATCTTCCCGTGTATGGATATTAATAAATCCGGAACACGAAAAGAAGAATTGCTGCTCACAGAAGAAGAATTGAATAAAGTGTGGATACTTCGAAAAATGATTCAGCCATTAAATCAAATTGACGCGATGGAATTCATTCAAGACAAAATGAGACATACTAAAACGAATGACGAATTTTTGAAGTCGATGAATCAATAATTTTATTAGACCTCTAATGGCAATTCAGTCCATTTTTTGTCATCCTGAGAGTAACGAAGGATCTCCTCTGACAATTGAACGAGGAGACCCTTCACATTCGTTCAGGGTGACAACCAATCAACATCGTCACCATTGGGTTGCGCAGTAGGTTATGCAAGAGGTCTATTGGATGCCCACGGCATTTGTGATGTTGCTTCTGCCACGTACCTGAAGTTTTAGATGTGGAAACTGTGCATAAACTTGCGTGGAGCTTCCGCCGTCTAAACTCATAGCGTTGAGGCAGGCTGGCCCGCCATCTTTTTCGGAGAGACCTAGAAAAGTTCCAAGCTCTTTGAGATAAAGCCCAACCCCTTCGGCGATTGCCAAAATAATTTTCCCATCCCTTGTGATGCCAATGGCAGTGCGATGTGTTCGCTCATCTTTGAGTTGTGGCACTTTTCCCTGGATTAAAATTCTGGGGCCAGCTTGAAGGGCAAAGCTGATAGTGTTTTCAAATTGAAAGTGTTCTGGCCTTGTAATTTCAGCTTTGTCTCCGCGAATCGAAAAAATGCTCCACCAACTTGTGGGGTGAAGAGAGTTTAGGATTTTTCCGTTTTCGACGAGAAGCCCAATTGATTTTCCTTCAGGAGTAAAAAAGCCCCCATTTACTACAAGTGACATATGGTGCTTGCGAGCAAAATATTCAGCAGTTTTTCCCGTTCCATGGTTTTGTTCATCGCGCAGCACATGGAATTTTTTTTTGCCCGGGGTAATTTCAAAAAGGTGAAGAGGGGTGACGCCCAAGTTTTTTACATTCCAAGAATGAAGAGAATATCTAATACCGTCGTCAAGCGGCTGCCATTTCAAGGATGCGATTTTTACTTCGGGTTGGGCAAAAGAGAAGGAAACGGCGCCAAAAAAAACAAACAGAAAAACGGAAAAAATGCCCAAGCGTTTTTTTGTTGCGCGATGTTGGTGGTGTGGCCGCATAATCTTAAGCCACTATCGGAAATGATTTTAGAGTGCAATGGCGCTTTTTAGCGGCCCCAGATATTTACTGAAGTGCCTTCGCTGACTTGTTCTTGACCTTTGATGATAATGAGATCGTCTTCACGCAGTCCTTCCGCAATTTCGGTCATATCTCCATAGGTCTCTCGCGGTACAACCCTTACCTGATGTGCTTTTCCCTTGATGACAGTGTAAACATAATGACGTGATCCGATGCTCAGAATGGACTCGGCGGGGATGGCGAAAAATTGTTTTTTCTTGCTGCTCACCAACTCAACCATGGCCTCATCGCCAATTTTGAGGGCGGAGTTCGTATTTGGCACTTCGGCTTTTGCTTCGAAGGTATTATCGGCTGCGCGAAGTTCAGTTCCAATGCTGGAAATTTTTCCTCTGACGGCTTCACCTGGCAATCCCCTCGTTTTTACGCGGAGTTCTTGCCCAATTTTTATGCTTTCGGCCTCGTATGCGGGAAGACGGAAGCTGACGAGGATGGGATCGATGCTTACGATTTCAATCAATGTTTTTCCAGCTTCATATTTTGATCTGGGTGAAGCAGAGATAGATTTTATAATTCCAGATTGAGGGGAGGTAATGAAAGTGTTTTCAGTTTGTGCTTCAAGTGCTTGAATTTTGAGCTGAAGTTCTTCGGTTTCTTTTTCGTACAGCGAAAGTTTGCTTTCGAGATCGTCGTAGTCGCTTTGGTCTAGTTTTCCATCGAGGAGGAAGTCATCTTTATTTTGAAAAAGATATTGCGTGCGCTCATTTTTCCCTTGGACATCCAAGAGTTTAGCGCGTGCTTGTGAAAGTTGAATGTTAATTTCATCTTCAGAAAGTTGAAGAACTCTTTCGCCAGCTTCAACGTTTGTATTGAGGTCTACCAAAACATTTTCCACGTAAGCATCGGCGGGAAGGGAAATGTTGCTTGTTTTACTTGGCTCGAGCGTGCCCGAAAAACGAAGTAAGCTGGAACGTTCCTGAAGAGAAACATTTCCAACAGTTACGGGAATACTGGGAGGTTCTTGCCGAAAAAGGCGGGAAAGGAAGCCTGTTTTGTTTTGAGGTGCTTCGGCGCTTCTTCTTTTATTCTCTGAACTGCTGCATGAAAAAGAAAAGGCGACGAAAAAAAGAAAAGCAAAAACAATTGTTCTGTCCTGCAGCTTCATGCAGTGGAGCTATAGTAGATTCTTTTGGAAAAACAAGAGTTTATTTACACAGTTGGGAAGAGAAATGAAGGCTGAGGTGATGAATCTGCTTACGATTGCAGAGACAAGTTTCGCTGCTGCTTTTAATAACGATCCCTCCTTGACGGGTCTTGAGGGGCGTGTTACTCGCGCTTAGTTTTTTGTTCATTTAAGGAGTGTTTATGCTGGAAATGGATGACTTGGTCTCCCTCTGCAAACGCAGAGGCTTTATTTTTCAAAACAGTGAAATTTACGGTGGAATCAACGGATTTTGGGATTTTGGCCCTGTTGGCGTAGAGCTGAAACGCAGGGTAAAAGAATCGTGGTGGAAGTTTATGGTGCGTGACCGCGATAATGTGGTTGGCATCGACACTTCCATTATTGCGCATCCTCAAACTTGGATTGCTTCGGGCCATGTGAAAAGTTTTAGCGATCCCATGGTGGACTGTCAAAAATGTAAACGTCGTTTTCGCGCCGATCACATTGCCGATGCCGGAACCGTTTGTCCTGAATGCGGCGGTGAACTTACGGAAGCGAGAGCTTTCAATCTTATGTTCCAAACTTCGGTTGGAGCTCAAGTGGATGCTGCATCAACTGCTTACCTTCGCCCTGAAACGTGTCAGTCTATTTTTACGCAATTCAAAAATGTGCAAGTGACTTCACGTCAAAAAGTTCCTTTTGGCATCGCTCAAATTGGAAAAGCCTTTCGCAACGAAATTACGCCGCGCAATTTCATTTTTCGTTCTCGCGAGTTTGAACAAATGGAAATGGAATTTTTCTGCCACGAAGAAGAAGCCGGAAAGTGGTATGAATATTGGGTAAGCCAGCGATTTGCTTGGTTCAAACAGCTTGGAATTAATGCTGCTCGTTTGCGACTACGACAACACGAAAAAGATGAGCTGGCACATTATGCAAGAGGTTGCACTGATGTTGAATATGAGATGCCGTTTGGTTGGTCCGAAATGGAAGGCATCGCAAACAGAACCAATTACGATTTAAGCAAGCATCAAGAAGTGTCTGGAAAAGATTTGCAGTACTTTGATGACAAACGAAATGAAAAATATATTCCGTGGGTTATTGAAACTTCAGTTGGCGTAGACAGAACGTGTCTTGCCGTTCTTGCAGACGCATACCACGAAGAAGAAGTTGATGGCGAAAAAAGAGTGGTGATGAAGTTTGCTCCAAGCATTGCCCCCATTCAAGTTGCGGTCTTTCCTCTTTCTGCAAAATTATCTGAACCGGCAAAAAAAGTTCACGATGAGCTTAAACAAAAATTTACCGCAGAATTTGACGTGGCTGGTTCCATCGGAAAACGTTATCGCAGATACGATGAAGTGGGCACTCCATTTTGCATTACTTATGATTTTGAAAGTGTAAATGACAACGCCGTGACCGTTCGGGAACGTGACAGTATGAAACAAGAACGCATTTCTTGTGATCAACTTGAAAAATATCTCTCGGAACAATTGAGTGGCAAGTAACAGACGAAGCCTGGCTTCAAGGAGGATGTGTGAGTAAGAAATATGTGTATACGTTTGGTGGTGGAAAAGCAGAAGCTGACGCTACGATGAAAAATTTACTCGGTGGCAAAGGTGCAAACTTAGCCGAGATGAATCAAATTGGTTTACCTGTTCCTGCAGGATTTACCATCTCAACTGAGGTGTGTACATATTACTACGAACACGGGAAGTCCTATCCACCTGAATTAGAGCAGCAAGTAAAAGCTGCCATTGCCAATGTTGAAAAAGTGATGGATGCAACATTTGGTGACACAGAAAATCCACTTTTGCTTTCAGTAAGATCTGGCGCGCGTGTTTCCATGCCGGGCATGATGGACACTGTTCTCAACTTGGGGCTTAATCAAACAACGCTTCAAGCCATCATTAAAAAAACAGATAATCCACGTTTTGCTTATGACAGCTATCGCCGTTTTATTCAGATGTACGGCAATGTTGTGCTTGGCGTTGAACATCACAGCTTCGAAGAAATTATTACGGAGATGAAAACGAAAAAAGGCGTGAAGCTCGATACCGACTTAGACGTTGATGATCTCAAACTTTTGGCGGAACAATTTAAAGCAGAGGTAAAAAAATGTATTGGCCGCGATTTTCCAGAAGATCCCAAAGAACAACTGTGGGGTGGAATTAGTGCTGTGTTTACTTCATGGCAAACCGAACGTGCCATTGCCTACAGAAAATTAAATGACATTCCTCACAATTGGGGAACCGCTGTAAACGTGCAAGCCATGGTATACGGAAACATGGGAGATGACTCTGCCACGGGCGTTTGCTTCACGCGCGATCCTTCTACAGGTGAAAATAAATTTTATGGCGAGTATCTCATCAACGCGCAAGGTGAAGATGTTGTTGCGGGTGTTCGTACTCCAAACGAAATCACACAATTACAAGGTGAAATGCCAGAGGCTTATGCCGATCTGGTGAAAGCATATCAAAAACTTGAGCATCATTACAAAGACATGCAAGACATCGAGTTTACCATTCAGCAAGGTAAATTGTGGATGCTGCAAACCAGAAATGGAAAAAGAACAGCCGCAGCAGCTGTTCGTATTGCCGTTGAAATGGTAAAAGAAAAAATTCTCTCACAAAAAGAAGCCATTCTTCGTGTTGATCCTGCAAGTTTAGATCAGCTTTTGCATCCACGTATCGATCCTAAAGTTGACAGAAATGTTCTCTGTAAAGGTTTGCCAGCTTCTCCTGGTGCTGCTGTAGGAAAAGTTGTTTTCTCAGCTTCCGATGCAGAAGCTTGGGATGAGCGCGGCGAAAAAGTTATTCTGGTTCGCATCGAAACTTCTCCCGATGACATCAAGGGTATGGCGGTAGTGCAAGGTATTCTTACTTCTCGCGGCGGAATGACTTCCCATGCGGCCGTTGTTGCCAGAGGTATGGGAAAAACTTGTGTTGCAGGTTGTGGTGCTCTTCACATTGATTACAAAACGAAACAGTTTATGGTGGGAGAGACGGTAGTAAAAGAGGGCGATTTTATTACACTAGATGGAAGTAAAGGTGAAATTATGGTTGGTGCTTTGGCCACCATTGACCCTGAGCTTTCTGGTGAGTTTGGCGAATTTATGGAGTGGGTTGAAGCTCATCGCAAAATGGCAGTCCGCGCAAACGCAGATTCACCGCATGATGCAGAGGTGGCCAGAAAATTTGGCGCAACTGGAATTGGACTTTGCAGAACCGAACACATGTTCTTTGAAGGCGATCGCATTGATTCTGTTCGCGAAATGATTCTTTCATCTACTCGTGAAGGCATGGCAAAAGCGCTGGCAAAATTGGAGCCAATGCAACGCCAAGATTTCAAAGGTATCTTCAAAGCTATGGACGGATATCCCGTTACAGTTCGCTTGCTCGATCCACCACTTCACGAATTTTTGCCGCATACCGAAAATGAAATGGTTGAACTTTCTCAAAAAATTGGAGTTTCGGTTGATGTACTCAAGAAAAAAGCTGGAGAACTTCACGAGTTCAATCCCATGCTTGGTCACCGCGGATGTAGATTGGGCATCACTTTCCCCGAGATCTATGAAATGCAAACGCGCGCTATTATGGAAGCAGCATGCGAGCTTGCAGGTGAAGGTGTAAAAGCTATTCCTGAAATTGAAATTCCACTTGTGAGTCTTCCAGAAGAAATTAAATTCTTGCGCGAACGTTGTGAAAAAGTTGCTCAAGCTGTTATTCAGGCTTCAGGCCATGATGTTCATTACACGATTGGAACCATGATCGAACTTCCACGTGCCTGCGTTGCTGCTGGGCAAATTGTAGAATATGCAGACTTTATGAGCTTTGGAACAAACGATCTTACGCAAACTACCTTTGGTTTTTCGCGCGACGATTCTGGAAAATTTCTTGAAGAATATGTAGACAATCACATTCTTCCTCAAGATCCATTTATCTCTATTGATGAAAATGGAGTTGGTCTTTTGATGGAAATTGCAGTAGAGAGAGCCAGAGCAAAAAAACCAAATGTTGATTTTGGTATTTGTGGCGAGCACGGCGGAGATCCAAAGTCAGTGGAGTTTTGCCACAAACTTGGATTGAATTATGTAAGCTGTTCACCGTTTCGAGTTCCTATTGCACGCCTTGCAGCTGCACAAGCAAACTTGAAACAAAGCACGCATTAATCTGCGATGAGAGGCTATAAACTGAAATGAAATTGAAATCGCATGCACACAAATCGATTTTTTTCGGCGTAGTTTTATGGTGTAGTTTTCTTTGGCTTTCATCTTGTGCAACTTCAGATTTTTTTGAAGACATTGGCACAAACATGGCAAGCCCTACTTCGTTTGCGGTTGATAGTGCAAATCGCCGTTTGTATGTTGCCAATTCAAATAGCCATGTGCGCTACAATCCCGAGCAGGGAAATTTTCAGGTTTTAGACATCACTACTCCAAGCGCACCTACGCTTGTGGGAACGGCGCAGACAAAAAGTTTTACCGGCGAAATTTATTTCGATGCTGTAAATTTGTTGGCGTATGTAGCTGATCGTTACAGTGCCAACAATTCTGTAACATCGGACAATCTTCTCACTATTAATGTAGACGAAGCGTCAGCAGATTTTTTAACGCTTACCGAAACTTCAACAGCGCTTGATCCGTTTGCACTTACATGTTGCACTCCCGCAAATACGCTTCTCATCTCTACTGGAGACGGAAAGCTGCAATATGTTGATACATCAGTGTCTCCGCTTGATATCAAAACACTCAGCCTCGATGTAACGCTTTCAACAGGAGTTACCTTAAGTGAAGTTGATGTGATTGATGTTGTGGTGATTGGTACTCAAGCTTTTTTATCATTACGTAACTCTGGCATTTTGGTGGTAAATTTAGATGAAATTACAGATACCGCTGTAA
This portion of the Deltaproteobacteria bacterium CG11_big_fil_rev_8_21_14_0_20_42_23 genome encodes:
- the rho gene encoding transcription termination factor Rho, whose product is MHLSELKQKKIADLVEMATELKVEDAANLRKQELIFGMLQAHATQNGAIYGEGVLETLPDGFGFLRSPDSNYLPGPDDIYVSPSQIRRFGLRKGDVVTGQIRPPKDTERYFALLKVEKINFEIPDKAKKKILFDNLTPLYANTRLRLETDDPKNFSARIMDLFTPVGLGQRALVVAPPRTGKTMLLQNLANSITKNHPKAMMIVLLIDERPEEVTDMQRSVKAEVISSTFDEPAQRHVQIAEMVIEKAKRMVEHGNDVIILLDSITRLARAYNAVVPPSGKILSGGVDANALHKPKRFFGAARNLEEGGSLTIVGTALVDTGSRMDEVIFEEFKGTGNMEIHLDRKLMEKRIFPCMDINKSGTRKEELLLTEEELNKVWILRKMIQPLNQIDAMEFIQDKMRHTKTNDEFLKSMNQ
- a CDS encoding glycine--tRNA ligase gives rise to the protein MLEMDDLVSLCKRRGFIFQNSEIYGGINGFWDFGPVGVELKRRVKESWWKFMVRDRDNVVGIDTSIIAHPQTWIASGHVKSFSDPMVDCQKCKRRFRADHIADAGTVCPECGGELTEARAFNLMFQTSVGAQVDAASTAYLRPETCQSIFTQFKNVQVTSRQKVPFGIAQIGKAFRNEITPRNFIFRSREFEQMEMEFFCHEEEAGKWYEYWVSQRFAWFKQLGINAARLRLRQHEKDELAHYARGCTDVEYEMPFGWSEMEGIANRTNYDLSKHQEVSGKDLQYFDDKRNEKYIPWVIETSVGVDRTCLAVLADAYHEEEVDGEKRVVMKFAPSIAPIQVAVFPLSAKLSEPAKKVHDELKQKFTAEFDVAGSIGKRYRRYDEVGTPFCITYDFESVNDNAVTVRERDSMKQERISCDQLEKYLSEQLSGK
- a CDS encoding pyruvate, phosphate dikinase gives rise to the protein MSKKYVYTFGGGKAEADATMKNLLGGKGANLAEMNQIGLPVPAGFTISTEVCTYYYEHGKSYPPELEQQVKAAIANVEKVMDATFGDTENPLLLSVRSGARVSMPGMMDTVLNLGLNQTTLQAIIKKTDNPRFAYDSYRRFIQMYGNVVLGVEHHSFEEIITEMKTKKGVKLDTDLDVDDLKLLAEQFKAEVKKCIGRDFPEDPKEQLWGGISAVFTSWQTERAIAYRKLNDIPHNWGTAVNVQAMVYGNMGDDSATGVCFTRDPSTGENKFYGEYLINAQGEDVVAGVRTPNEITQLQGEMPEAYADLVKAYQKLEHHYKDMQDIEFTIQQGKLWMLQTRNGKRTAAAAVRIAVEMVKEKILSQKEAILRVDPASLDQLLHPRIDPKVDRNVLCKGLPASPGAAVGKVVFSASDAEAWDERGEKVILVRIETSPDDIKGMAVVQGILTSRGGMTSHAAVVARGMGKTCVAGCGALHIDYKTKQFMVGETVVKEGDFITLDGSKGEIMVGALATIDPELSGEFGEFMEWVEAHRKMAVRANADSPHDAEVARKFGATGIGLCRTEHMFFEGDRIDSVREMILSSTREGMAKALAKLEPMQRQDFKGIFKAMDGYPVTVRLLDPPLHEFLPHTENEMVELSQKIGVSVDVLKKKAGELHEFNPMLGHRGCRLGITFPEIYEMQTRAIMEAACELAGEGVKAIPEIEIPLVSLPEEIKFLRERCEKVAQAVIQASGHDVHYTIGTMIELPRACVAAGQIVEYADFMSFGTNDLTQTTFGFSRDDSGKFLEEYVDNHILPQDPFISIDENGVGLLMEIAVERARAKKPNVDFGICGEHGGDPKSVEFCHKLGLNYVSCSPFRVPIARLAAAQANLKQSTH